Proteins encoded within one genomic window of Humulus lupulus chromosome 1, drHumLupu1.1, whole genome shotgun sequence:
- the LOC133811356 gene encoding salicylic acid-binding protein 2-like: MGESKVDKHYFVVVHGACHGAWSWYKLKPLLEAAGHRVTAVDLAASGINMKSIKDVHSMLDYSQPLLELLASLDPEEKVVLVGHSLGGLNLAMAMENFPQKIAVAVFLTAFMPDTVNQPSYVLEQYCERAPPGAWLDTQFGSFETPEGSLSSMLFGPKFISNKLYQLTPKEDFELAMALARPSSLFIEDLSRAKKLSKNSYGSVPRVFAICDQDLGIPLEFQQWMIQNGGISDVMEIQGADHMPMFSKPKETCDVLVKIASKFA; this comes from the exons atggGAGAAAGCAAAGTTGATAAGCACTACTTCGTTGTGGTCCATGGGGCGTGCCACGGAGCATGGAGCTGGTACAAGCTGAAGCCGCTGCTGGAGGCGGCCGGCCACCGTGTGACGGCGGTTGATCTGGCGGCTTCCGGCATCAACATGAAGAGTATTAAAGATGTGCACTCAATGTTGGACTATTCTCAGCCACTGTTGGAGCTTTTGGCGTCTCTTGATCCGGAAGAGAAGGTGGTCCTCGTCGGCCATAGCCTTGGAGGCCTCAACCTAGCCATGGCTATGGAGAATTTCCCTCAAAAAATTGCCGTCGCCGTTTTCTTGACGGCGTTTATGCCGGACACCGTTAATCAGCCGTCGTATGTTCTAGAACAG TATTGCGAAAGGGCCCCACCAGGTGCATGGCTAGACACACAGTTTGGGTCATTTGAGACTCCTGAAGGATCACTATCATCAATGTTGTTTGGTCCAAAATTCATTTCGAACAAGCTCTACCAACTCaccccaaaagag GATTTTGAATTGGCTATGGCTTTGGCAAGGCCATCGTCACTGTTCATTGAAGACTTGTCCAGAGCAAAGAAATTATCTAAAAACTCATATGGGTCAGTTCCTCGGGTTTTTGCCATTTGTGACCAAGACTTGGGAATACCATTGGAATTTCAGCAATGGATGATCCAAAACGGTGGCATTTCGGACGTCATGGAGATTCAAGGCGCGGATCATATGCCAATGTTTTCGAAGCCAAAAGAAACTTGTGATGTTTTGGTCAAGATTGCATCTAAATTTGCTTAG